Proteins from a genomic interval of Rosa chinensis cultivar Old Blush chromosome 2, RchiOBHm-V2, whole genome shotgun sequence:
- the LOC112186131 gene encoding ATP-dependent RNA helicase DEAH12, chloroplastic: MTTCTGTLDPDYCRPILPRQVFDSWMNALCYQIEQSSYGAESSNSGTTFTCDFCVEEKHLSDSFSVKDCSHFYCHQCIVNFVVSKLEDNVTSIVCPEPGCRGVLDLQYCQPILPKDVLDWWGKALCENVILGSENNDKYFYCPFKDCSALLVVDDPEDEHDIYKSRCPHCKREVCLNCKVPWHTEFNCDKFQKLRDKGEDEMVKELAKKKKWSKCPKCNYYVEKKEGCTYIKCRCRHAFCYNCGIAAAVDGPHTYHCPSCKK, from the exons ATGACAACCTGTACCGGAACACTAGACCCTGACTACTGCCGGCCAATCCTTCCGAGACAGGTTTTTGATTCGTGGATGAATGCATTGTGTTATCAGATTGAGCAATCTTCTTATGGTGCCGAAAGCAGTAATAGTGGTACTACTTTTACATGTGATTTTTGTGTTGAGGAAAAGCATCTGAGTGACTCGTTTAGTGTCAAAGATTGCAGCCATTTTTACTGCCACCAATGCATCGTCAATTTTGTGGTGTCAAAGCTGGAGGACAATGTGACCTCCATTGTGTGCCCCGAGCCAGGCTGCAGAGGAGTGCTAGACCTGCAGTACTGTCAGCCAATTCTCCCGAAAGATGTTCTTGATTGGTGGGGGAAGGCCTTGTGtgaaaatgttattttggggtCGGAGAACAATGACAAGTATTTCTACTGTCCCTTCAAGGATTGCTCGGCACTGCTGGTTGTTGATGATCCGGAGGATGAGCATGACATATACAAGTCTCGGTGTCCTCATTGCAAAAGAGAGGTATGCTTGAATTGCAAGGTTCCTTGGCATACGGAGTTCAACTGCGACAAGTTTCAGAAATTGAGAGACAAGGGTGAAGATGAGATGGTGAAGGAGCTTGCCAAGAAAAAGAAGTGGAGCAAGTGCCCAAAATGCAACTACTATGTTGAGAAAAAAGAGGGGTGCACTTACATTAAATGCAG GTGTAGGCATGCTTTCTGTTACAACTGTGGAATAGCAGCTGCCGTTGATGGTCCACATACATATCATTGTCCAAGCTGTAAAAAGTAA